In the Candidatus Mycosynbacter amalyticus genome, one interval contains:
- a CDS encoding glycosyltransferase translates to MAQQSLELPLGKRTRKYRFFEMVPGLLSITVIGLLFVLSWLNAALASGYLLLIILAALARAVVIAAHTIRGYQHLTGAQKVDWHRRLGDLEQPVESLPREEARQTGEFGQSTHLRNLRTLATNPDAYPRPSQLYHAVIVAAYNESIEVIEPTIVSLLDTTIDNTQLIVVFAYEARGGEGIAQTAKTLKERYGSQFGMFFTVEHPKDLPGEVVGKGGNITYAGEYTARELKKHGINSDDVIVTTLDCDNRPHPAYFDYVSYEYIVHDARQHLSYQPVSLFLNNIWDVPAPMRVIATGNSFWNIISSMRPDQLRNFASHSQPLTALQGMGFWSKRSIVEDGHQFWRSYFYFKGDYAVTPIYVPIYQDAVLSETYKKTLVAQFKQLRRWAYGASDVPYVAVRVFTRKRQVPFGDSLVKFYELLDGHVTLASISILVAFGGWIPLLFSPESARSVPAHQLPVVVSSLQQIALIGLCISIFFSLKMLPPRPARYKRHRTLLMVAQWILMPVTSIAYGAMSALNAQMHLLFGRYLDKFDVTEKATVGEITRAQGHRQHWWQWWKASRGVGSKR, encoded by the coding sequence ATGGCACAGCAATCTCTCGAGCTTCCCTTAGGTAAACGTACGCGCAAATATCGATTCTTCGAAATGGTTCCTGGGCTACTCAGTATTACGGTTATTGGGCTATTATTTGTACTGTCTTGGCTTAATGCTGCGCTTGCAAGCGGCTATTTGCTGCTCATTATCTTGGCGGCGCTGGCGCGAGCTGTAGTGATCGCAGCGCACACGATCCGTGGCTACCAGCATCTTACTGGCGCGCAGAAAGTTGACTGGCACCGACGACTTGGCGATCTTGAGCAGCCCGTGGAGAGTCTACCCAGAGAAGAAGCGCGTCAGACGGGTGAATTTGGTCAATCAACACACCTCCGTAATCTTCGCACGCTTGCCACAAACCCCGACGCATACCCTAGGCCGTCACAGCTGTATCATGCGGTGATTGTGGCGGCATATAACGAATCTATCGAGGTAATTGAGCCGACCATTGTGTCTCTACTGGACACGACTATCGATAATACGCAGCTCATCGTTGTATTCGCCTACGAAGCGCGAGGTGGTGAGGGTATTGCACAAACGGCTAAAACTCTCAAAGAGCGTTACGGATCGCAGTTCGGCATGTTTTTCACTGTTGAACACCCAAAAGACCTGCCTGGCGAGGTAGTGGGTAAAGGTGGCAATATCACGTATGCCGGTGAATATACTGCACGCGAACTCAAGAAGCACGGCATCAACTCTGACGATGTTATCGTAACGACCCTGGATTGTGACAATCGTCCACACCCCGCGTATTTCGACTATGTCTCATACGAGTACATCGTGCACGACGCGCGCCAGCACTTATCGTATCAGCCTGTATCGTTGTTTTTGAACAATATTTGGGATGTACCGGCACCCATGCGAGTGATTGCGACCGGTAACTCTTTCTGGAACATCATCTCATCTATGCGACCAGACCAGTTGCGTAACTTTGCCTCGCACTCGCAGCCACTGACCGCACTGCAGGGAATGGGCTTTTGGAGTAAGCGTTCGATTGTGGAAGACGGCCATCAGTTTTGGCGCAGCTACTTCTATTTCAAGGGCGACTATGCGGTGACGCCTATTTACGTTCCGATCTACCAAGACGCTGTACTGTCAGAGACCTATAAGAAGACGCTTGTCGCGCAGTTCAAGCAGCTGCGACGCTGGGCCTATGGTGCGTCAGACGTGCCATATGTGGCGGTGCGAGTATTCACTCGTAAGCGCCAAGTTCCGTTTGGTGACTCGCTGGTGAAATTTTATGAGCTACTCGATGGGCACGTTACTCTAGCGAGTATCTCTATCCTTGTGGCGTTTGGCGGTTGGATTCCATTGCTTTTTAGCCCCGAGTCGGCACGCAGTGTACCGGCACATCAGCTACCTGTGGTGGTGAGCAGTTTGCAGCAGATCGCGCTTATTGGTCTCTGTATCTCCATATTCTTCTCGCTCAAGATGTTACCACCGCGCCCAGCTCGCTATAAGCGTCACCGGACCCTCCTGATGGTTGCACAGTGGATTCTCATGCCGGTCACATCGATTGCGTACGGTGCTATGTCGGCACTCAATGCACAAATGCACCTGCTCTTCGGACGCTATCTCGACAAGTTTGATGTCACCGAGAAGGCAACAGTCGGTGAAATTACTCGTGCGCAGGGACATCGTCAGCACTGGTGGCAGTGGTGGAAGGCCTCCCGCGGCGTCGGATCGAAGCGATAA
- a CDS encoding MBL fold metallo-hydrolase: MMFEIEYKGGSTVVLSTKNTTVVADPKTSLVGLKDTNTKDAIELGTEVRFLVNNPDAKLVIEGPGEYEIGDFSLSGVPAQRHIDTEDQEKLATVYRIGVGEVHIALLGNIAPKLTEDELEAIGVIDILVLPVGGGGYTLDATSAATIVRQIEPKVVIPVHYADSALTYEVPQDTLDTFTKELGAPVEEGGSKYKVKSAGAIPQSLTVITLARS; encoded by the coding sequence ATGATGTTTGAAATAGAATATAAAGGTGGTAGCACAGTAGTACTGTCAACGAAAAACACGACAGTAGTGGCAGATCCAAAGACGTCACTCGTAGGGCTCAAGGACACTAATACCAAAGATGCTATCGAACTTGGTACTGAAGTGCGTTTTCTAGTGAACAACCCCGATGCCAAGCTAGTGATAGAGGGGCCGGGTGAATACGAAATTGGTGATTTCTCGCTTAGTGGCGTGCCTGCTCAGCGCCACATCGACACCGAAGATCAGGAAAAGTTGGCAACAGTTTACCGTATTGGTGTCGGAGAAGTGCATATTGCATTGTTGGGCAATATCGCTCCGAAGTTGACCGAAGACGAACTTGAGGCAATTGGCGTAATAGATATCCTAGTACTGCCTGTTGGCGGTGGTGGCTACACGCTTGATGCAACAAGTGCTGCGACGATTGTGCGCCAGATCGAGCCGAAGGTTGTGATTCCTGTGCATTACGCCGATAGCGCGCTTACGTATGAAGTGCCGCAAGACACACTCGATACATTTACGAAAGAGCTTGGTGCTCCTGTCGAAGAAGGTGGTAGCAAATACAAAGTGAAATCCGCTGGTGCTATTCCACAGTCCTTGACTGTGATTACGCTCGCTCGTAGCTAG
- a CDS encoding tRNA (adenosine(37)-N6)-dimethylallyltransferase, whose product MATELERAEPPLVVITGPTASGKTSLVIALAGRFGGEIICADSRTVYRDMDIGTAKPTAAERTRVPHWGLDLVVPGDRFTAADFKHYAESKIEEIRARGHVPFLVGGTGLYIDGVVFDYRFGADVDEGLRQLLDSMSVDELQNYCNKNNIELPENSQNRRYLVRSIERRGSNHKRNTEPLPNSIIVGITTNRELLRTRIEHRSEQLFDDGVVEEAIMLGKKYGWNNEAMTGNVYPLVRQYLEGGLSMHEVQQKFVTLDWRLAKRQLTWLRRNKYIQWKTLEEAEHYLSDILARMATS is encoded by the coding sequence ATGGCGACCGAGTTGGAACGAGCAGAACCTCCGCTTGTTGTAATTACTGGGCCGACGGCAAGCGGTAAGACCTCGCTGGTAATCGCTCTAGCTGGGCGGTTCGGCGGTGAAATCATCTGTGCAGATAGTCGTACGGTGTACCGTGATATGGATATTGGCACGGCCAAGCCGACCGCAGCAGAGCGTACGCGTGTGCCGCATTGGGGGCTCGATCTTGTCGTGCCTGGCGATCGATTCACAGCGGCTGATTTCAAGCACTATGCTGAGAGTAAGATAGAGGAAATTCGTGCGCGTGGCCATGTGCCATTCCTGGTCGGCGGCACGGGATTGTACATAGACGGTGTAGTGTTTGACTATCGGTTTGGCGCGGATGTTGATGAAGGTCTACGCCAGCTGTTGGACAGCATGAGCGTAGATGAATTACAAAACTATTGCAATAAAAACAACATAGAGTTACCAGAAAACTCACAAAATAGACGCTACTTGGTGCGGTCAATTGAGCGGCGAGGTAGTAACCATAAGCGTAATACTGAACCACTGCCAAATTCAATAATTGTAGGAATTACTACGAATAGAGAATTGCTTCGAACAAGAATTGAGCACAGGTCTGAACAATTGTTTGACGATGGTGTTGTGGAGGAGGCAATAATGTTGGGCAAAAAATATGGCTGGAATAACGAAGCGATGACGGGAAATGTCTATCCACTTGTCAGGCAATATCTTGAGGGTGGATTATCGATGCATGAAGTGCAACAGAAATTTGTAACACTCGACTGGCGCCTAGCCAAACGCCAGCTGACCTGGCTACGACGTAATAAGTATATCCAGTGGAAAACACTCGAAGAAGCTGAACACTATTTGTCCGACATACTCGCACGCATGGCTACTTCGTGA
- a CDS encoding DUF4342 domain-containing protein, with protein MTKTTREEFNVSGDALIGKVKELVGEGNVRRIIIKNKDDKQLVELPLTIGVVGAILAPVLAAVGAIAALVTECSIIVEREVDDTSRTHKDSNQPHPKE; from the coding sequence ATGACCAAAACAACTCGCGAAGAATTCAACGTCAGCGGTGACGCACTCATTGGCAAAGTAAAAGAGCTGGTCGGCGAAGGTAACGTGCGACGTATCATCATCAAAAACAAAGATGACAAGCAACTCGTCGAGCTACCGCTCACCATTGGTGTCGTTGGTGCCATACTCGCACCTGTACTAGCAGCTGTCGGCGCAATTGCCGCACTTGTTACAGAATGCTCAATCATCGTCGAACGTGAAGTAGACGACACTTCGAGGACACATAAAGACTCAAATCAGCCTCACCCAAAGGAGTAA
- a CDS encoding NrdR family transcriptional regulator — translation MICVYCLNKKTTIPNSRPHKKAPQVWRRRQCTSCGRVFTTYERPSLEDVALLSHSGGQVQFSPGKLIISINRALLNLPDAATTSYEFARTIELRLITRYDISSPITVSAIADETYRTLKQFDELSALQYGAQHGIIASIRRRGRPSTTATSADDVPAHE, via the coding sequence ATGATATGCGTATATTGCTTGAACAAAAAAACTACCATACCCAATTCTCGCCCCCACAAAAAAGCGCCCCAAGTGTGGCGGCGTCGGCAATGTACAAGCTGTGGGCGGGTATTTACTACCTACGAGCGGCCATCCCTCGAAGATGTGGCGCTACTGAGCCACTCTGGAGGCCAGGTACAGTTCTCTCCCGGTAAATTGATAATCAGTATCAATCGTGCACTCCTGAACCTGCCAGACGCCGCCACAACCAGCTACGAGTTCGCCCGCACCATAGAACTGCGTCTGATCACACGCTACGATATCTCCTCCCCCATCACCGTATCGGCTATTGCCGACGAGACCTACCGTACACTGAAGCAGTTTGACGAACTGAGCGCCCTACAGTACGGCGCCCAGCATGGTATTATCGCTTCGATCCGACGCCGCGGGAGGCCTTCCACCACTGCCACCAGTGCTGACGATGTCCCTGCGCACGAGTAA
- a CDS encoding superoxide dismutase: MAYTLPTLGYEYDALSRSISADIMQLHHSKHHQTYVDKLNTALEGKSVPDSLERLLSDLESVPEDVRTAVRNNGGGHYNHSLFWQFMSPSGGGEPTGDLGAAITEKYGSFQAFVDNFSAQAAGLFGSGWVWLQPDLSLAALPNQDSPIMSGGEAPILGLDVWEHAYYLDYRNVRADYIKAWWDVVDWQAVAERYQHAK; this comes from the coding sequence GCACTGTCTCGCAGCATTAGTGCAGACATCATGCAGCTCCATCACAGCAAGCACCATCAGACGTACGTAGACAAGCTCAATACGGCACTCGAGGGCAAGAGTGTGCCTGATTCGCTTGAGAGGCTTCTGAGTGACTTAGAGAGCGTGCCAGAGGACGTGCGAACAGCAGTGCGCAACAACGGTGGCGGACACTATAATCATTCACTGTTCTGGCAGTTCATGAGCCCCTCTGGCGGCGGTGAGCCGACTGGCGATCTCGGCGCGGCGATTACCGAGAAATATGGTAGCTTTCAGGCGTTTGTGGATAATTTCAGTGCGCAGGCGGCAGGGCTGTTTGGCAGTGGCTGGGTGTGGTTGCAGCCAGATCTGAGTCTAGCAGCCTTGCCTAATCAAGACTCGCCGATTATGTCTGGAGGCGAGGCACCGATCCTTGGTCTCGATGTTTGGGAGCACGCCTACTACCTAGACTATCGAAACGTTCGCGCCGATTATATCAAGGCGTGGTGGGATGTTGTCGACTGGCAAGCTGTCGCTGAGCGCTATCAGCACGCTAAATAA
- the rpmB gene encoding 50S ribosomal protein L28, which translates to MASRCDLTGKRAQHGHNVSFSLRRTKRTFKPNLQKKTFVVDGQKVTMTLSTQAIRTLKKKGVLPKSGKAVLASPVK; encoded by the coding sequence ATGGCATCACGATGTGACCTCACAGGTAAACGCGCACAGCACGGACACAACGTCAGCTTCTCTTTGCGTCGCACCAAGCGTACTTTCAAGCCAAACCTCCAGAAGAAGACCTTCGTAGTAGACGGCCAGAAAGTTACCATGACCCTGAGCACTCAGGCGATTCGCACACTGAAGAAAAAAGGCGTCCTGCCAAAAAGCGGCAAAGCCGTCCTGGCCTCACCGGTTAAGTAA
- a CDS encoding MGMT family protein has translation MYELMSELPLGKVTTYGDLAAMAGSPRAARIVGGIAHTGPAELPWHRLVNAQGGLAIGFPGGQDVQRQLLLQDGIECDEQWHIKEFGERRWRPSWNEQNLRLL, from the coding sequence GTGTATGAACTTATGTCCGAGCTACCATTAGGGAAGGTGACCACGTATGGCGATTTGGCGGCGATGGCGGGCAGTCCGCGTGCGGCACGGATTGTGGGCGGGATTGCTCATACAGGACCAGCAGAGCTTCCGTGGCATCGTCTCGTGAATGCGCAGGGCGGCTTGGCTATTGGGTTTCCTGGCGGTCAGGACGTGCAGCGTCAACTTTTGCTCCAAGATGGCATAGAGTGCGATGAGCAGTGGCATATCAAAGAGTTTGGAGAACGGCGATGGCGACCGAGTTGGAACGAGCAGAACCTCCGCTTGTTGTAA
- a CDS encoding site-2 protease family protein — translation MESIVMTIAITIGVVLVSMTVHEAMHGFVAYWLGDDTAKDEGRLTLNPIKHIDPFLTILLPVMLAIVGGPIFGGAKPVPFNPNRVRYDEWGAALVALAGPLTNLLIAFVSFGLMVALGYGQVNALMLGGGIVGTILQYFVFINLGFFVFNMLPIPPLDGSRVLYALAPDFVRRGMEAIEQAGLLVVFALVLLAGSLLGQVMQALMQFILQGFAAVYGV, via the coding sequence ATGGAAAGTATTGTGATGACAATTGCTATTACTATCGGTGTAGTACTGGTGTCTATGACTGTGCATGAGGCAATGCATGGATTTGTGGCGTACTGGCTTGGTGATGATACTGCGAAAGATGAGGGGCGTCTGACGCTGAACCCAATCAAGCACATCGATCCTTTTTTGACGATTTTACTACCTGTCATGCTGGCGATTGTAGGCGGTCCCATATTTGGCGGGGCTAAGCCAGTGCCGTTTAATCCGAATAGGGTGCGATACGACGAATGGGGGGCGGCATTGGTAGCGCTGGCTGGACCACTGACTAATCTCCTAATTGCTTTTGTATCATTTGGACTCATGGTGGCTCTGGGGTATGGTCAAGTGAATGCGCTGATGCTTGGTGGCGGTATCGTAGGTACAATCCTGCAGTATTTTGTGTTCATTAACCTTGGTTTCTTCGTATTTAATATGTTGCCGATTCCACCGCTAGACGGATCACGGGTGCTCTATGCATTGGCACCCGACTTTGTGCGGCGCGGTATGGAGGCTATCGAACAAGCTGGACTACTGGTTGTGTTTGCACTTGTGTTGCTTGCCGGGTCGTTACTTGGTCAGGTTATGCAGGCCCTTATGCAGTTTATCTTGCAGGGCTTTGCGGCTGTCTACGGCGTTTGA
- the thrS gene encoding threonine--tRNA ligase: MNEEQLHTMRHSLAHITAAAVKRLWPEAKFGVGPVVENGFYYDIDLGEEKISEQNFGKIEKAMRRIISEGQEFEHFTMPIDEAIEWARANGQPYKEELLNDLKRSGTTVAKDLDADEMGTIADGDAALDEVGFYKNGDFVDLCRGPHVDKTSSVGAFKLMRIAGAYWRGKEDNAQMQRLYGVAFAMQDELDEHLERLEQARLRDHRKLGKELDLYTMSPLVGAGLPMFTPRGTVIRDKLAQYSNQLREAHGFTKVWTPNITKTALYETSGHWAKFGDELFLVTSQETDDEMALKPMNCPHHTQIYASKPRSYRDMPVRFLETTTDYRDEKTGELGGLNRVRSLTQDDSHVFCRQDQIEAEIHGLLASVREMYETVGMKLRVRLSYRDDSDGYLGDPELWTAAQEQLKNAVIANELEYFEEEGEAAFYGPKIDFMATDAIGREHQLATAQLDFVQPERFGLEYTAEDSSKQQPVMIHCALLGSIERFMSVFIEHTAGWFPLWVAPEQVRILTINDTVLEYVEEIEATLRETVLMQPIKYNEVRFARDDRNESLGKKIREATAMKVPVQLIVGPKDQEAREVSVRTQESETKVALSELGEFLKGL; the protein is encoded by the coding sequence ATGAATGAAGAACAACTCCATACAATGCGACACAGTTTGGCTCACATTACCGCTGCGGCGGTGAAGCGACTTTGGCCAGAGGCTAAGTTTGGTGTGGGTCCGGTAGTGGAGAACGGCTTCTACTACGACATCGATCTCGGCGAGGAAAAGATTAGTGAGCAAAACTTTGGTAAGATTGAGAAAGCGATGCGGCGGATTATTTCCGAAGGTCAAGAGTTCGAGCATTTTACTATGCCAATCGATGAGGCGATCGAATGGGCACGTGCGAACGGGCAGCCCTACAAAGAAGAGCTGCTGAACGACCTGAAACGCAGCGGCACGACAGTGGCCAAAGACCTTGATGCTGATGAAATGGGCACTATCGCCGATGGCGATGCAGCGCTCGACGAAGTCGGTTTCTATAAAAACGGCGACTTCGTTGACCTCTGTCGCGGACCACATGTTGACAAAACCTCATCGGTTGGTGCATTCAAACTGATGCGAATTGCCGGAGCCTACTGGCGTGGTAAGGAAGACAACGCACAGATGCAGCGTTTATATGGAGTGGCATTCGCTATGCAGGATGAGCTAGATGAGCACCTGGAGCGGCTTGAGCAGGCCAGGCTGCGTGATCACCGCAAGCTTGGCAAGGAGCTTGACCTGTATACGATGTCGCCATTGGTGGGTGCTGGTTTACCTATGTTTACTCCTCGCGGCACAGTGATTCGCGATAAGCTTGCACAGTATTCCAATCAGTTGAGAGAAGCGCATGGGTTTACGAAAGTTTGGACGCCAAACATTACGAAGACAGCGTTGTACGAAACCTCGGGTCACTGGGCTAAGTTCGGTGACGAGCTCTTCCTCGTGACAAGTCAGGAGACGGACGACGAAATGGCGCTTAAACCAATGAACTGTCCGCACCATACACAGATTTACGCAAGCAAGCCACGAAGCTACCGGGATATGCCGGTGCGCTTCCTCGAGACGACGACCGACTACCGTGATGAAAAAACGGGTGAGCTGGGTGGGTTGAACCGCGTGCGCTCACTGACGCAAGACGATAGCCATGTGTTTTGCCGTCAAGATCAGATAGAGGCTGAAATCCATGGATTACTCGCCAGTGTGCGCGAGATGTATGAGACAGTGGGTATGAAGCTGCGCGTGCGTCTCAGCTACCGTGATGATAGCGATGGATATTTGGGTGATCCAGAGTTATGGACCGCTGCGCAGGAACAGCTCAAAAACGCCGTCATTGCCAACGAACTCGAATATTTTGAAGAAGAAGGTGAAGCCGCGTTCTACGGGCCAAAAATCGACTTTATGGCTACCGATGCTATCGGTCGAGAGCATCAGCTGGCTACAGCGCAGCTCGATTTTGTGCAGCCGGAGCGGTTTGGTCTGGAATATACCGCTGAAGACAGCTCTAAGCAGCAGCCGGTCATGATTCACTGCGCGTTACTCGGCAGCATAGAGCGATTTATGAGTGTGTTTATCGAGCACACTGCAGGATGGTTCCCACTATGGGTGGCGCCGGAGCAGGTGAGAATTCTTACCATCAATGACACGGTGCTTGAGTATGTCGAAGAGATTGAGGCGACACTTCGGGAAACAGTGCTGATGCAGCCGATCAAATACAATGAGGTTCGCTTTGCGCGAGATGACCGCAACGAATCGCTTGGCAAGAAAATTCGCGAAGCGACGGCCATGAAAGTCCCTGTTCAACTGATTGTTGGGCCGAAAGACCAGGAGGCTAGGGAGGTGAGTGTGCGTACTCAAGAGAGTGAAACGAAAGTCGCGTTAAGTGAACTCGGCGAATTTCTTAAGGGTCTATAG
- a CDS encoding transcriptional regulator yields the protein MIDALFGSKTRVKLLHLFLNNPGKSFYVREITRLIDEQINSVRRELSNMMGVGIITSQTDDNKLYYEVNQRYEYYVPLRAIFADEPVEAKAAAVKQPAARQAWTLAFEQLPGVRLVVTAGVLVRGSASGIDILVIGDTPPAKVKAVVKAAEKAEGRELNYTTMPYEEFYYRLSVRDKFVTEIINGKHAVLVDTDKLLNN from the coding sequence ATGATTGACGCGCTATTTGGTTCAAAAACGAGGGTAAAGCTCCTGCATCTATTCCTGAATAATCCAGGCAAGTCTTTTTATGTGCGTGAGATCACCCGACTGATAGATGAGCAGATTAACTCGGTGCGTCGCGAGCTGTCAAATATGATGGGCGTGGGTATTATCACGAGCCAGACAGACGACAACAAACTATACTACGAAGTGAACCAACGCTATGAGTACTATGTGCCGCTTCGTGCAATCTTCGCCGATGAGCCAGTGGAAGCCAAGGCAGCTGCGGTCAAACAACCAGCTGCGCGCCAGGCATGGACACTGGCGTTTGAGCAATTGCCAGGTGTTAGGCTTGTCGTCACTGCTGGCGTACTCGTGCGCGGCTCGGCGAGCGGCATAGACATATTGGTAATAGGTGATACACCTCCAGCCAAGGTGAAGGCGGTTGTGAAGGCGGCCGAAAAGGCGGAGGGTCGCGAGCTTAACTACACGACTATGCCGTACGAAGAGTTCTATTATCGCTTGAGCGTTCGTGATAAATTTGTAACAGAGATCATCAACGGCAAGCACGCTGTGCTAGTAGATACCGATAAATTACTGAACAACTAG
- a CDS encoding fibronectin type III domain-containing protein has protein sequence MKHFCKLALPIFAAFGVFLYVVTTTPVHAVQGTIYFSPASATYAPGQTFTVEVRASVPANTSFCGGATINVTYPTGILQATAASSSGGALGGSDPSISNGTVAYSRFMCPSQAVNNQKIFTITFRALTTGTPTLNFTTNTTINDGPTTRQPATFTIATPTCPAGQTGTPPNCITPAPAPTTPAPSTPANNTPSTSTPAPSSAPKTTPTAAQTPQATSSPAPTVAVTPNPPSITDDIAAAAYDTAEITWHTQDAATTSIRYGVSVDALELTSDVTSDSEVHSATLKNLQLGNIYFYEIDAKNASDVSVTKTGSFTTKAYPVILRITQGTTPVADAHISLKGKDGSYTTTRKGEVALTLMPGNYTMQLKTGALTTSQSFVVKKIDFTAGATPDAQIITVKLTTTPTSPTTDSQPAWPIIILVLTSLIVTAGVAVLLLWRRHRATQAAAGYESVLEHDYTTYTQPTAVAPLTDTSIQQIEQSFASPGTPETMTYQPPQSYAAPTYTSQSESYLDPAAIPMAPTEAIEEPLDMWSTPASVPQEMDQNSYTAAPITTAAAPPIVEPITPDPANVSQPPDISPQNTPGALYQDIVAPSTEQLTPDTDTEDSYEYNEDNSMTIHHAR, from the coding sequence ATGAAACATTTCTGCAAGCTCGCACTCCCGATATTCGCCGCCTTCGGTGTGTTTCTATACGTAGTCACGACGACACCGGTGCATGCAGTGCAAGGGACGATTTATTTTTCACCTGCCAGTGCCACCTATGCACCAGGGCAAACGTTTACGGTCGAAGTTCGCGCAAGCGTGCCGGCCAACACATCGTTCTGTGGCGGAGCAACTATCAATGTCACTTACCCAACCGGTATTTTGCAAGCAACAGCGGCCAGCAGTTCCGGAGGTGCTCTCGGGGGTAGCGATCCTTCTATTAGTAATGGCACGGTAGCCTACTCGCGCTTCATGTGCCCCAGCCAAGCCGTCAACAATCAGAAGATCTTCACCATTACGTTTCGCGCCCTCACTACTGGAACCCCTACACTGAACTTCACCACAAACACGACTATCAATGACGGACCAACAACTCGGCAACCCGCCACATTCACTATCGCGACACCGACATGTCCAGCAGGTCAGACTGGCACCCCGCCAAACTGCATCACTCCCGCACCAGCGCCAACTACCCCCGCACCTAGCACCCCCGCCAACAACACACCGAGCACTAGTACTCCTGCACCCTCAAGCGCACCAAAAACTACCCCCACAGCCGCCCAAACCCCACAGGCGACATCATCCCCAGCTCCCACGGTTGCAGTGACGCCAAATCCGCCAAGTATCACTGATGACATTGCAGCAGCAGCATACGATACCGCTGAAATCACATGGCACACTCAAGACGCCGCGACGACAAGCATACGCTATGGCGTCAGTGTAGACGCACTCGAACTTACCAGTGACGTTACCAGCGATAGCGAGGTGCACTCAGCAACGTTGAAAAATTTGCAACTTGGTAATATCTACTTCTATGAAATTGATGCAAAAAACGCATCGGATGTCAGTGTGACAAAAACTGGCAGCTTCACCACCAAAGCGTATCCTGTAATTCTACGAATCACGCAGGGTACAACCCCCGTCGCCGACGCTCACATCTCACTAAAAGGTAAAGACGGCAGCTACACAACAACCCGCAAAGGTGAGGTAGCTCTCACGCTAATGCCAGGAAACTACACAATGCAGCTCAAGACAGGAGCGCTCACCACCTCGCAGTCGTTTGTAGTCAAAAAGATTGATTTTACTGCAGGCGCAACACCAGATGCCCAAATTATTACTGTCAAACTTACTACTACTCCTACATCACCGACCACAGATAGCCAGCCGGCATGGCCTATCATCATCCTCGTACTCACTAGCCTCATCGTCACTGCAGGTGTTGCGGTGCTACTGCTCTGGAGACGGCACCGCGCCACGCAAGCCGCTGCCGGCTATGAGTCAGTTCTCGAGCATGACTATACCACTTATACCCAGCCGACAGCAGTAGCGCCACTAACGGATACGTCCATCCAACAAATCGAACAGTCGTTCGCGTCACCAGGAACGCCAGAAACAATGACCTACCAGCCTCCTCAGTCCTACGCTGCACCGACATATACTTCACAATCCGAATCGTACCTCGACCCAGCAGCAATACCCATGGCCCCAACAGAGGCAATAGAAGAACCTCTTGATATGTGGAGCACTCCTGCCTCTGTACCCCAGGAGATGGATCAAAACAGCTATACGGCAGCCCCGATAACAACAGCCGCCGCCCCACCTATCGTGGAGCCAATCACTCCAGATCCGGCGAATGTCTCGCAACCCCCTGACATATCGCCACAAAACACACCGGGAGCTCTATATCAAGACATCGTAGCACCAAGTACCGAGCAGCTGACCCCAGACACTGATACTGAGGATAGTTATGAATACAACGAAGATAATAGCATGACAATTCATCACGCCAGATAG